In a single window of the Acipenser ruthenus chromosome 8, fAciRut3.2 maternal haplotype, whole genome shotgun sequence genome:
- the n6amt1 gene encoding methyltransferase N6AMT1 gives MFPTPLYAHTGRGAFAKVYDPAEDTFLLMDAMEQDAELLLQRDPSVCLEVGSGSGVVSAFAASFIGPKAAYFCTDINPLAAACTTETARCNEVSVQPVITDLVSALLPRLLEKVDILLFNPPYVVTPSEEVGSCGIEASWAGGRRGREVMDRLFPLVPQLLSNQGLFYLVTVQENNPEEIINLLGKAGLKGIMALSRQAGRETLSILRFSKS, from the exons ATGTTTCCCACCCCCCTGTATGCCCACACTGGGCGCGGTGCATTTGCTAAGGTGTACGACCCAGCCGAGGACACCTTCCTCCTGATGGATGCCATGGAGCAAGATGCAGAACTGCTTCTTCAGAGAGA TCCCTCAGTCTGCCTGGAGGTCGGTTCTGGTTCTGGTGTAGTTTCTGCCTTTGCTGCTTCATTCATTGGACCTAAAGCGGCCTACTT CTGTACAGATATTAACCCCTTAGCTGCTGCCTGCACTACAGAGACCGCACGCTGCAATGAAGTCAGTGTTCAGCCAGTAATCACCGATTTG GTCAGTGCACTGCTGCCCAGGCTTCTAGAGAAAGTGGACATTCTACTCTTCAACCCCCCCTACGTTGTGACTCCATCTGAGGAG GTAGGAAGCTGTGGTATCGAGGCCTCATGGGCAGGTGGGAGGCGGGGCAGAGAGGTGATGGACAGGCTATTTCCTCTGGTTCCCCAGCTCCTGTCCAATCAGGGGCTTTTCTATCTGGTTACCGTGCAAGAGAATAACCCAG AGGAGATTATCAACTTGCTGGGGAAGGCTGGGCTGAAGGGGATTATGGCTCTTTCTCGACAGGCTGGAAGGGAAACTCTGTCCATTCTCCGGTTCTCGAAATCCTGA